One Pelotomaculum isophthalicicum JI genomic region harbors:
- a CDS encoding thioesterase family protein, giving the protein MSGLQVGIEGKASIVVNNDNTAMAYGSGAVNVFATPALIGLMEKAALSSVDPLLDAGYTTVGTKIDVKHLAATPIGMNVTATSRLVEVNGKRLLFNIEVRDEVDLVGTGVHERFIIELSGFIKRVESKAAKQ; this is encoded by the coding sequence ATGAGTGGATTACAGGTTGGCATCGAAGGGAAAGCATCAATAGTAGTAAACAATGATAACACGGCTATGGCCTACGGGAGCGGTGCGGTTAACGTGTTTGCAACTCCGGCTTTGATTGGACTGATGGAAAAGGCCGCCCTTTCCTCGGTTGACCCGCTGTTGGACGCGGGGTATACCACCGTGGGAACGAAAATTGATGTCAAACACCTGGCCGCGACCCCGATAGGCATGAATGTGACCGCCACCTCCCGGCTGGTGGAAGTGAACGGTAAGCGGCTTTTGTTTAATATTGAGGTGCGGGATGAAGTAGACCTGGTGGGTACCGGTGTACATGAGCGTTTCATTATAGAGTTGTCTGGTTTTATAAAGCGTGTGGAAAGTAAAGCGGCAAAACAATAG
- the pnpS gene encoding two-component system histidine kinase PnpS, whose protein sequence is MVSAAILAWITYRRLINPIEEMSYIAQDMARGNLEQEIRIFAQDETGDLARSINYLARELKKNIDDVISEKNKVQAILASMCDGVIAMDNWGRVILVNPIVEKFFGTTLEASKGKNIRRVIRNSDFEKLLNQFLETGRPVQKQIQLLTPEPRLFRVQVTPLRDTGVDGGGMVALLRDFTGRKKLEEMRSEFVANVSHELRTPLTSIKGFTETLLDGALEDPQTTKHFLEIIYVESERLTRLIDELLNLSKIEDHKVAPDWQPVSMHELMERTVAIFKPRAAEKDLDIEVVLPEKLPAVHGDPDMLGQVLINLIDNAVSYTQNGGKIKVSAQSNGNKVKVEVQDNGIGIPEDSIPRVFERFYRVDKARSREQGGTGLGLSIVKHIIDVHHGSVQVKSKVGEGSTFTFELPVEGQNTSNA, encoded by the coding sequence TTGGTTAGCGCGGCAATACTTGCCTGGATAACCTACAGGCGTCTGATCAACCCTATTGAGGAAATGTCTTATATCGCCCAGGATATGGCCAGGGGAAATCTGGAGCAGGAGATACGCATCTTTGCCCAGGATGAGACCGGTGACTTGGCGCGCTCCATCAATTACCTGGCCAGGGAGCTGAAAAAAAATATAGATGATGTTATTTCAGAGAAAAATAAAGTGCAGGCCATTCTGGCCAGTATGTGTGACGGGGTCATCGCGATGGACAACTGGGGCCGCGTAATACTCGTCAACCCCATTGTGGAAAAGTTTTTCGGCACTACCCTGGAAGCCAGCAAAGGTAAAAACATTCGCAGAGTGATCAGAAACAGCGATTTTGAAAAGCTGCTGAACCAATTTCTTGAAACCGGGCGGCCGGTACAAAAACAAATTCAGCTTTTGACGCCTGAACCTCGTTTATTCCGTGTGCAAGTGACCCCGCTCAGGGATACTGGTGTTGACGGAGGCGGGATGGTGGCGCTGCTGAGGGATTTCACCGGCAGGAAAAAATTAGAGGAAATGCGCAGTGAGTTTGTGGCCAACGTCTCTCATGAGCTGCGGACTCCTTTAACTTCGATAAAGGGTTTTACGGAAACACTGCTGGACGGCGCCCTGGAAGACCCGCAGACAACCAAGCATTTTTTGGAAATCATCTACGTTGAGTCGGAGCGGCTGACCAGGTTAATTGATGAATTGCTGAACCTGTCCAAAATTGAAGACCATAAGGTGGCGCCTGACTGGCAACCGGTGTCCATGCACGAATTAATGGAGCGTACCGTGGCAATCTTTAAACCCCGCGCGGCGGAAAAGGACTTGGACATAGAAGTTGTCCTTCCTGAAAAACTGCCGGCGGTGCACGGGGATCCCGACATGCTCGGGCAGGTTTTAATTAATTTAATCGACAATGCGGTGAGTTATACGCAAAACGGCGGGAAGATTAAAGTCAGCGCCCAGTCAAATGGAAACAAAGTAAAAGTTGAAGTTCAGGATAACGGCATCGGTATTCCGGAGGACAGTATACCCAGGGTGTTTGAGCGCTTTTACCGCGTGGACAAAGCACGTTCGAGGGAGCAGGGAGGCACCGGGCTCGGCTTGTCTATCGTAAAGCACATTATCGACGTTCATCATGGCAGCGTGCAGGTTAAAAGCAAGGTGGGCGAGGGCAGTACTTTTACCTTTGAACTGCCTGTTGAAGGGCAGAACACAAGTAACGCTTAG
- the pgeF gene encoding peptidoglycan editing factor PgeF, giving the protein MNGFISEVRNHLQFYRIPSFEATGQVEHGFTTRGGGVSEGPYWSLNTAFHVGDAVESVRANRALACGALGINPDDVVAGKQVHGDRVEVVSLSDKGRGARLFEDALTDVDALVTAERGVPLSSYYADCVPIFLLDPVKKVVALAHAGWKGTVAKIGLKTVKKMVKVFGTKPADCLAGVGPSIGPCCYEVSGQVVGLFKKSFSNGEELAEFLHPGKWRLNLWKANYHTLLEAGLPENNIAVASVCTSCRSDLFFSYRAEGGITGRMASFIMLKQVKG; this is encoded by the coding sequence ATGAACGGTTTTATTTCTGAAGTAAGAAATCATTTACAGTTTTACCGGATCCCCTCGTTCGAAGCCACCGGCCAGGTTGAACATGGATTTACCACTCGCGGCGGCGGTGTCAGTGAGGGACCATATTGGTCGTTGAACACCGCTTTTCACGTCGGTGACGCTGTTGAAAGCGTGCGTGCCAATAGAGCGCTGGCTTGCGGCGCTCTGGGCATAAACCCGGACGATGTTGTGGCCGGCAAGCAAGTGCACGGCGACAGGGTTGAAGTGGTATCTTTGAGCGATAAGGGGAGAGGCGCCAGATTATTTGAGGATGCGCTGACGGACGTCGACGCCTTGGTCACTGCTGAACGGGGGGTGCCCCTTTCCAGTTATTACGCGGACTGCGTGCCGATTTTCCTTCTTGATCCGGTAAAGAAAGTGGTGGCGCTGGCCCATGCCGGATGGAAGGGAACGGTTGCCAAAATAGGCTTGAAAACCGTTAAAAAAATGGTTAAAGTATTCGGAACCAAGCCGGCAGACTGTCTGGCCGGTGTGGGGCCTTCCATCGGACCTTGCTGCTATGAAGTGAGCGGGCAAGTTGTTGGGTTATTTAAAAAAAGCTTTTCCAACGGGGAAGAACTAGCCGAATTTTTACATCCCGGGAAATGGCGGTTGAATCTATGGAAGGCTAATTACCACACCCTCCTGGAAGCCGGCTTGCCGGAAAATAATATAGCCGTAGCCAGCGTTTGTACTTCTTGCCGGAGTGATTTGTTTTTTTCTTACCGGGCTGAAGGGGGGATAACCGGCAGGATGGCGTCGTTTATCATGTTGAAGCAAGTGAAAGGGTGA